A region from the Halomarina litorea genome encodes:
- the pstA gene encoding phosphate ABC transporter permease PstA produces MATDTDTETFDGFGQVSRTVGTVFRYGLLAATLFGIVVLGILLVYVANDAIQPLTADPGWHLTFFLTLVVPSVAVGSYLYYRNTAALKTGLAVVGLFLVSLMFAAGASLVFVDIVPPLVWFAYVLGIAVPSALVVAVVRYDHRLPFLARIGLTLGLFYLSLFGLTGPVGEFLGLPQVVPGLVTVIQTLPFVPTDWMMLALTLGVGVAVAVGSHFASENGRRTGLAAGVLALLGVVAGAFVGPALGFTPVPATVIAAMAVVPTGAFAGDVVVNRRHRREGLVLTAILLGGALLGAFVVELAGFAGPQSWVDWQFLTGAHSSSDASEAGFYPAIGGSIMLMVTVAVLSFPVGVGAAVYLEEYAPDNRFTRIIDVNISNLAGVPSVVYGLLGLGVFVTYLNQPAGTLFVAGAALGLLILPIVIISSREAIRSVPDEMRQASYGMGATRWQTVRNVVLPRAFPGILTGTILALGRAIGETAPLLMVGVPTVLYSLPGELSDKVTAMPMQVYAWSSLFAGDDFYTKAVPAGVVVLVVILLAMNSAAIVLRNRYDS; encoded by the coding sequence ATGGCAACGGACACCGACACGGAGACCTTCGACGGCTTCGGACAGGTCAGCCGCACCGTCGGCACCGTCTTCCGGTACGGCCTGCTGGCGGCGACGCTGTTCGGCATCGTCGTCCTCGGTATCCTGCTGGTGTACGTCGCCAACGACGCCATCCAGCCGCTGACAGCCGACCCCGGCTGGCACCTCACCTTCTTCCTGACGCTGGTGGTCCCGTCGGTCGCCGTCGGGAGCTACCTCTACTACCGGAACACGGCGGCGCTCAAGACCGGACTGGCCGTCGTCGGCCTGTTCCTCGTCAGTCTCATGTTCGCCGCCGGGGCGTCGCTCGTGTTCGTCGATATCGTTCCGCCACTCGTCTGGTTCGCCTACGTCCTCGGTATCGCCGTCCCCTCGGCGCTGGTCGTGGCCGTCGTCCGGTACGACCACCGACTGCCATTCCTCGCGCGCATCGGTCTCACGCTGGGGCTGTTCTACCTCTCGCTGTTCGGCCTGACCGGGCCGGTCGGCGAGTTCCTCGGCCTCCCACAGGTCGTCCCCGGCCTCGTCACCGTGATTCAGACGCTCCCGTTCGTCCCCACCGACTGGATGATGCTCGCGCTCACGCTGGGTGTGGGCGTCGCCGTCGCCGTCGGCAGCCACTTCGCCAGCGAGAACGGCCGCCGGACGGGGCTCGCGGCGGGTGTACTCGCCCTCCTCGGCGTCGTCGCCGGGGCGTTCGTCGGCCCGGCCCTCGGGTTCACGCCCGTCCCCGCGACGGTCATCGCCGCGATGGCCGTCGTCCCGACGGGCGCGTTCGCGGGCGACGTCGTCGTCAACCGGCGGCACCGACGCGAGGGACTCGTGCTGACCGCGATACTCCTCGGCGGGGCGTTGCTCGGCGCGTTCGTCGTCGAACTCGCGGGCTTCGCTGGCCCACAGTCGTGGGTCGACTGGCAGTTCCTCACCGGCGCCCACAGCAGTTCTGACGCGTCCGAGGCCGGCTTCTACCCCGCCATCGGCGGCTCCATCATGCTGATGGTCACCGTGGCGGTGCTCTCGTTCCCCGTCGGCGTCGGCGCGGCGGTGTACTTAGAGGAGTACGCGCCGGACAACCGCTTCACCCGCATCATCGACGTGAACATCTCGAACCTCGCGGGCGTCCCCTCGGTGGTGTACGGCCTGCTCGGTCTCGGGGTGTTCGTCACCTACCTCAACCAGCCCGCGGGGACGCTGTTCGTCGCGGGGGCGGCACTGGGACTGCTCATCCTCCCCATCGTCATCATCTCCTCGCGCGAGGCCATCCGGTCGGTGCCCGACGAGATGCGTCAGGCCTCTTACGGGATGGGGGCGACGCGCTGGCAGACGGTCCGCAACGTCGTCCTGCCGCGGGCGTTCCCCGGTATCCTGACGGGCACCATCCTCGCGCTGGGACGCGCCATCGGGGAGACGGCACCCCTCCTGATGGTCGGCGTCCCGACCGTGCTGTACAGCCTGCCGGGCGAACTCTCCGACAAGGTGACCGCGATGCCCATGCAGGTGTACGCGTGGTCCAGCCTGTTCGCCGGGGACGACTTCTACACGAAGGCCGTCCCCGCGGGCGTGGTGGTCCTCGTCGTCATCCTGCTGGCGATGAACTCCGCGGCCATCGTCCTGCGCAACCGCTACGACAGCTAA
- the pstB gene encoding phosphate ABC transporter ATP-binding protein PstB → MLVQTDVSESVSSSSKRAAETVIESRNINVWYDDDQALHDISMEIPENRVTAMIGPSGCGKSTFLRCINRMNDLIDAARVEGELTLRGKNVYDDDVDPVALRRRVGMVFQKPNPFPKSIYDNVTYGLDIQGIGGDHDEIVERSLKRAALWDEVKDRLDESGLELSGGQQQRLCIARAIATDPEVLLMDEPASALDPVATSQIEDLIEELAEDYTVVIVTHNMQQAARISDKTAVFLTGGELVEFDDTQKVFEDPESDRVEDYITGKFG, encoded by the coding sequence ATGCTCGTCCAGACCGACGTGAGCGAGAGCGTCAGTTCGTCGAGCAAGCGCGCGGCCGAGACGGTCATCGAGTCGCGGAACATCAACGTCTGGTACGACGACGACCAGGCGCTCCACGACATCTCGATGGAGATTCCCGAGAACCGGGTCACCGCCATGATCGGTCCCTCGGGCTGTGGGAAGTCCACCTTCCTGCGCTGTATCAACCGGATGAACGACCTCATCGACGCCGCGCGCGTCGAGGGTGAACTCACCTTGCGCGGGAAGAACGTCTACGACGACGACGTCGACCCCGTCGCCCTCCGCCGGCGCGTCGGGATGGTGTTCCAGAAGCCCAACCCGTTCCCCAAGAGCATCTACGACAACGTCACCTACGGGCTGGACATCCAGGGCATCGGGGGCGACCACGACGAGATCGTCGAGCGCTCGCTGAAGCGCGCCGCCCTCTGGGACGAGGTCAAGGACCGCCTCGACGAGTCGGGCCTCGAACTCTCCGGCGGGCAACAACAGCGCCTCTGTATCGCCCGCGCCATCGCCACGGACCCCGAGGTCCTCCTGATGGACGAACCCGCGAGCGCGCTGGACCCGGTGGCGACCAGTCAGATCGAGGACCTCATCGAGGAACTCGCCGAGGACTACACCGTCGTCATCGTCACGCACAACATGCAGCAGGCGGCGCGCATCTCCGACAAGACCGCCGTGTTCCTCACCGGCGGCGAACTCGTCGAGTTCGACGACACCCAGAAGGTGTTCGAGGACCCCGAGAGCGACCGGGTCGAGGACTACATCACGGGCAAGTTCGGGTAA
- the phoU gene encoding phosphate signaling complex protein PhoU, with product MSRESLQARLDDLATAVEEMADLVLDRLRTATTALAERDTDRAQTVLDGDDAVNERYLGIEHRCIDILALRQPVASDLRLVAASFKIITDLERVGDLAVNLAEYALTADRELLPEVDVSRIASVATGMLEDAVAAYRESVAALRGDDADADDSVWRCHEVADRDTDLDALCTHAGTVIVRSLVEATDDDVDDLLEGVQVLMLTVRDLERVGDHAVNVAARTLYMTTSSDELIY from the coding sequence GTGTCGCGCGAGTCGCTCCAGGCGCGTCTCGACGACCTCGCGACCGCCGTCGAGGAGATGGCCGACCTCGTCCTCGACCGACTGCGGACCGCGACGACCGCGCTCGCGGAGCGGGACACTGACCGGGCGCAGACCGTCCTCGACGGTGACGACGCGGTCAACGAGCGGTACCTCGGCATCGAACACCGGTGTATCGACATCCTCGCGCTCCGCCAACCGGTGGCGAGCGACCTCCGCCTCGTGGCGGCCTCGTTCAAGATCATCACCGACCTCGAACGCGTCGGCGACCTCGCGGTCAACCTCGCGGAGTACGCCCTGACCGCGGACCGCGAACTGCTCCCCGAGGTCGACGTGAGCCGCATCGCGAGCGTCGCCACCGGGATGCTGGAGGACGCGGTAGCCGCCTACCGGGAGTCCGTCGCGGCCCTCCGCGGCGACGACGCGGACGCCGACGACAGCGTCTGGCGGTGCCACGAGGTCGCCGACCGGGACACCGACCTCGACGCCCTCTGTACGCACGCGGGGACGGTCATCGTCCGCTCGCTGGTCGAGGCCACGGACGACGACGTCGACGACCTGCTGGAGGGCGTCCAGGTGCTCATGCTCACCGTCCGTGACCTCGAACGGGTGGGCGACCACGCCGTCAACGTCGCCGCCCGGACGCTGTACATGACCACCAGCAGCGACGAACTCATCTACTGA
- a CDS encoding aspartate kinase: MRVLAKFGGTSLGNGDRVNRAADSVAAAVENGHEVAVVASAMGSTTDFLLDAIAFEADEADRAEIVSMGERTSVRMLKAALGARGINAVFLEPGHPDWPVITNARGEVDVEETQRRAKALADQLDGVVPVITGFLAQDHAGNTTTLGRGGSDTTAVMLGNYMGADEVVIVTDVEGVMTGDPSVVEGARNVGEITVDELRNLSFRGAEVIAPSALSYKSGNLSVRVVHYQHGDLLTGGTSIEGQFENLIDLREEPLACLTVAGRAIRNRPGINAVLSTALKEADINVDAVASGMDSLTYYVDASVAERAETILHECVVEDETLSSVTVEHDVAVIRVTGGELPNQPGVIQQIVNPLAENHINVHDLITSATSVAMFVDWADREEALRIIQSEFSD; the protein is encoded by the coding sequence ATGCGCGTCCTCGCCAAGTTCGGCGGGACGAGTCTCGGCAACGGCGACCGGGTGAACCGGGCGGCGGACTCCGTCGCCGCCGCCGTCGAGAACGGCCACGAGGTCGCGGTGGTGGCGAGCGCCATGGGGTCGACGACGGACTTCCTGCTCGACGCCATCGCCTTCGAGGCCGACGAGGCCGACCGGGCGGAGATCGTCTCGATGGGCGAGCGTACCTCCGTCCGCATGTTGAAGGCCGCCCTCGGCGCGCGGGGCATCAACGCCGTCTTCCTCGAACCCGGCCACCCCGACTGGCCGGTCATCACGAACGCCCGCGGCGAGGTCGACGTCGAGGAGACCCAGCGCCGGGCGAAGGCGCTCGCGGACCAGTTGGACGGCGTTGTCCCCGTCATCACGGGCTTCCTCGCACAGGACCACGCGGGCAACACCACGACCCTCGGGCGCGGTGGCTCCGACACCACGGCCGTCATGCTGGGCAACTACATGGGGGCCGACGAGGTGGTCATCGTCACCGACGTCGAGGGCGTCATGACCGGTGACCCCTCGGTCGTCGAGGGGGCGCGAAACGTCGGCGAGATTACGGTCGACGAACTCCGGAACCTCTCGTTCCGCGGGGCGGAGGTCATCGCACCCAGCGCGCTCAGCTACAAGAGCGGGAACCTCTCGGTGCGCGTCGTCCACTACCAGCACGGCGACCTCCTGACCGGCGGGACGAGCATCGAGGGGCAGTTCGAGAACCTCATCGACCTCCGCGAGGAACCGCTGGCCTGTCTCACCGTCGCGGGCCGCGCCATCCGCAACCGACCGGGCATCAACGCGGTGCTCTCGACGGCGCTGAAGGAGGCCGACATCAACGTCGACGCCGTCGCCAGCGGGATGGACTCGCTGACGTACTACGTCGACGCGTCGGTGGCCGAACGGGCCGAGACCATCCTCCACGAGTGCGTCGTCGAGGACGAGACGCTCTCCAGCGTCACCGTCGAACACGACGTGGCCGTCATCCGCGTCACGGGCGGCGAACTCCCCAACCAGCCGGGGGTCATCCAGCAGATCGTCAACCCCCTCGCGGAGAACCACATCAACGTCCACGACCTCATCACGAGTGCGACGAGCGTCGCCATGTTCGTCGACTGGGCCGACCGCGAGGAGGCCCTGCGCATCATCCAGTCGGAGTTCTCCGACTGA
- a CDS encoding rubrerythrin family protein, giving the protein MTADDFAEQVREDNRTALSRLGSSKALYADTKGEMDAETVLRAAAVAERAAQETFAAWAESEDGEAAEAFRETAEEEREHYERVLSKLDADEVEVDEVPAIQSYLRGLDDTVERAGGLLGRTVAAGKSKDQLVGFFVGQADPQTSQLFRDLGGDLDGQLERAESLVEAVCADDEDRERALAAASGAIQAAYEEYTERLEGMGVNPKPVC; this is encoded by the coding sequence ATGACAGCAGACGACTTCGCCGAGCAGGTCCGCGAGGACAACCGCACCGCCCTCTCCCGCCTCGGGTCCTCGAAGGCGCTGTACGCCGACACGAAGGGGGAGATGGACGCGGAGACGGTCCTGCGAGCCGCCGCCGTCGCCGAGCGCGCCGCACAGGAGACGTTCGCGGCGTGGGCCGAGAGCGAGGACGGCGAGGCCGCCGAGGCCTTCCGCGAGACGGCCGAGGAGGAACGAGAGCACTACGAGCGCGTCCTCTCGAAACTCGACGCCGACGAGGTTGAGGTCGACGAGGTGCCCGCCATCCAGTCGTACCTCCGCGGCCTCGACGACACGGTGGAGCGTGCCGGCGGCCTCCTCGGGCGGACCGTCGCCGCCGGGAAGTCGAAGGACCAGCTCGTGGGCTTCTTCGTCGGGCAGGCCGACCCGCAGACCAGTCAGCTGTTCCGTGACCTCGGGGGCGACCTCGACGGGCAACTGGAGCGCGCGGAGTCGCTCGTCGAGGCGGTCTGTGCGGACGACGAGGACCGCGAGCGCGCGCTGGCGGCCGCCTCGGGGGCCATCCAGGCGGCCTACGAGGAGTACACCGAGCGTCTGGAGGGGATGGGCGTCAACCCGAAACCCGTCTGCTAG
- a CDS encoding DUF6789 family protein translates to MDRVPSVIAGGVAGTAALSLLLLLLEVQTREQIQTFEVIARFVGVPGQYVVGFAIFVAAGVVAWPLVFIAVEGYLPFGPDPAARGVALALALWVAFAITGRGDIEGPLLIIFAGYTLVSHVVYGFVLGAVYAHLHGGTQLPQEEYTYG, encoded by the coding sequence ATGGACCGAGTGCCAAGCGTCATCGCCGGGGGCGTCGCGGGGACGGCGGCCCTCTCGCTGTTACTCCTCCTCCTCGAGGTACAGACCAGAGAGCAGATACAGACGTTCGAGGTCATCGCCCGATTCGTCGGCGTCCCCGGCCAGTACGTCGTCGGGTTCGCTATCTTCGTCGCCGCGGGCGTCGTCGCGTGGCCCCTCGTGTTCATCGCCGTCGAGGGCTACCTCCCGTTCGGCCCCGACCCCGCCGCCCGGGGCGTCGCCCTCGCGCTGGCGCTCTGGGTGGCGTTCGCCATCACCGGCCGCGGCGACATCGAGGGACCCCTCCTCATCATCTTCGCGGGCTACACCCTCGTCTCTCACGTCGTCTACGGCTTCGTCCTCGGGGCGGTGTACGCACACCTCCACGGCGGGACGCAACTGCCACAGGAGGAGTACACCTACGGCTGA
- a CDS encoding cbb3-type cytochrome c oxidase subunit I translates to MQLPGLLVAAGLLCALVLVGAVQRRRTVADGGYVQPTGTETETAKPTGLLRWFTTVDHKDIGILYILFGTLAALWGGTDATMARTELLTPEKTVWSNETYNALFTTHGITMIFFFVVPVFAGIANYLLPVLIDADDMAFPRLNAIAFWLLPPSFLLVRGGLITEVTAKVLAPALGALVDPLFALRPPTTSWTMYTPLSIQQVNPQVDLMLLGLHLSGIATTLGAINFIVTILTERGERVTFANLDIFSWTMLTQSGIILFAFPLLGSTLIMMLMDRNFGTTFFALEGGGPILFQHLFWFWGHPEVYILFLPATGLTSLILPKFSGRKLFGFKFIVYSTLAIGVMSFGVWAHHMFTTGIDPRIRASFMAVTIAIAIPSAVKTFNWMTTLWDGKIRLTAPMILLLGGIGTFIVGGVTGVFLASIPIDYAVQGTYYVVGHFHFIIMGIIAMAMVAASYYWYPLITRRMYDQRLAKVQAFTLIVGVFLTFTTMLITGYLGLPRRYAEYPDQFTLLNQVTTLGAYIIMGSVSLWIINMVQSLRTGPIVINADVWNLKESDQFTREWQWFERKLEERRGIRSDDD, encoded by the coding sequence ATGCAGCTCCCCGGCCTGTTGGTCGCCGCCGGCCTGTTGTGCGCGCTCGTCCTCGTCGGAGCCGTCCAGCGGCGGCGAACCGTCGCGGACGGCGGCTACGTCCAGCCGACCGGGACAGAGACGGAGACGGCCAAACCGACCGGTCTGTTGCGCTGGTTCACGACGGTCGACCACAAGGACATCGGCATCCTCTACATCCTGTTCGGCACGCTCGCGGCGCTCTGGGGCGGCACCGACGCGACGATGGCCCGGACGGAACTGCTGACCCCCGAGAAGACCGTCTGGTCGAACGAGACGTACAACGCGCTCTTTACGACCCACGGCATCACGATGATTTTCTTCTTCGTCGTGCCCGTGTTCGCGGGTATCGCCAACTACCTCCTGCCGGTCCTCATCGACGCCGACGACATGGCGTTCCCCCGCCTGAACGCCATCGCGTTCTGGCTCCTCCCACCCTCCTTCCTCCTCGTGCGCGGCGGCCTCATCACGGAGGTGACGGCGAAGGTGCTGGCACCCGCGCTGGGGGCGCTGGTCGACCCCCTGTTCGCGCTCCGCCCGCCCACGACGTCGTGGACGATGTACACCCCGCTCTCGATTCAGCAGGTGAACCCGCAGGTCGACCTGATGTTGCTGGGCTTGCACCTCTCGGGCATCGCCACCACCCTCGGGGCCATCAACTTCATCGTCACCATCCTCACCGAACGCGGCGAGCGGGTGACGTTCGCCAACCTCGACATCTTCTCGTGGACGATGCTCACCCAGTCGGGCATCATCCTGTTCGCGTTCCCCCTGCTGGGGAGTACGCTCATCATGATGCTCATGGACCGCAACTTCGGGACGACGTTCTTCGCCCTCGAAGGGGGCGGTCCCATCCTCTTCCAGCACCTGTTCTGGTTCTGGGGCCACCCGGAGGTGTACATCCTCTTCCTCCCGGCGACGGGGCTGACGAGCCTCATCTTACCGAAGTTCTCCGGCCGAAAGCTGTTCGGCTTCAAGTTCATCGTCTACTCGACGCTCGCCATCGGGGTGATGAGCTTCGGCGTCTGGGCCCACCACATGTTCACGACGGGCATCGACCCGCGCATCCGGGCGAGTTTCATGGCCGTCACCATCGCCATCGCCATACCGAGTGCGGTGAAGACGTTCAACTGGATGACGACGCTCTGGGACGGGAAGATACGCCTCACCGCGCCGATGATACTCCTCCTCGGGGGCATCGGGACGTTCATCGTCGGGGGCGTGACGGGCGTGTTTCTCGCGTCCATCCCCATCGACTACGCCGTCCAGGGGACCTACTACGTCGTCGGGCACTTCCACTTCATCATCATGGGCATCATCGCCATGGCGATGGTGGCCGCCTCCTACTACTGGTACCCGCTCATCACCCGCCGGATGTACGACCAGCGACTGGCGAAGGTGCAGGCGTTCACGCTCATCGTCGGCGTCTTCCTCACGTTCACGACGATGCTCATCACGGGCTACCTCGGCCTCCCCCGGCGCTACGCCGAGTACCCCGACCAGTTCACCCTCCTGAATCAGGTGACGACGCTCGGCGCGTACATCATCATGGGGAGCGTCTCGCTGTGGATCATCAACATGGTCCAGTCGCTCCGCACCGGCCCCATCGTCATCAACGCCGACGTGTGGAACTTGAAGGAGTCCGACCAGTTCACCCGCGAGTGGCAGTGGTTCGAGCGCAAGTTGGAGGAACGCCGGGGCATCAGGTCGGACGACGACTGA
- a CDS encoding sulfurtransferase, with translation MTDYAKDVLVSADWVEEHLDEFQSDDPEYRLVEVDVDTEAYDEGHAPGAIGFNWETQLQDQTERDVLDKEDFEDLMGSHGISEDSTVVLYGDNSNWFAAYTYWQMKYFGHEDVRLMNGGRDYWLDNDYPLTEEVPEFPEQDYAAEGPNEDIRAYRDQVEDAMEAGIPMVDVRSPEEFSGEILAPPGLQETAQRGGHIPGASNISWAATVNDDGTFKSADELRDLYESEGVTDDGEVIAYCRIGERSSIAWFALHELLGYDDVRNYDGSWTEWGNLVNAPIEKGSN, from the coding sequence ATGACTGATTACGCGAAGGACGTGCTCGTCTCCGCCGACTGGGTGGAAGAGCACCTCGACGAGTTCCAGAGCGACGACCCCGAGTACCGACTGGTGGAGGTGGACGTGGACACCGAGGCCTACGACGAGGGCCACGCCCCCGGCGCCATCGGCTTCAACTGGGAGACCCAACTGCAGGACCAGACCGAACGCGACGTCCTCGACAAGGAGGACTTCGAGGACCTGATGGGGAGTCACGGCATCAGCGAGGACTCCACCGTCGTCCTCTACGGTGACAACTCCAACTGGTTCGCGGCGTACACCTACTGGCAGATGAAGTACTTCGGCCACGAGGACGTCCGCCTGATGAACGGCGGCCGCGACTACTGGCTGGACAACGACTACCCCCTCACCGAGGAGGTACCGGAGTTCCCGGAACAGGACTACGCCGCCGAGGGCCCCAACGAGGACATCCGCGCCTACCGCGACCAGGTCGAGGACGCGATGGAAGCGGGCATCCCGATGGTCGACGTGCGCTCGCCCGAGGAGTTCTCCGGCGAGATTCTCGCGCCCCCGGGCCTGCAGGAGACGGCCCAGCGCGGCGGCCACATCCCCGGCGCGTCGAACATCTCGTGGGCGGCCACCGTGAACGACGACGGCACGTTCAAGTCGGCCGACGAACTCCGCGACCTCTACGAGAGCGAGGGCGTCACCGACGATGGCGAAGTCATCGCCTACTGCCGCATCGGCGAGCGCTCCTCCATCGCGTGGTTCGCGCTCCACGAACTGCTCGGCTACGACGACGTGCGCAACTACGACGGGTCGTGGACCGAGTGGGGCAACCTCGTCAACGCGCCCATCGAGAAGGGCAGCAACTAG
- a CDS encoding sulfurtransferase codes for MNVVDSDWVADRLDELRVVDVREGWEYEGIGHLPGAVSVPFDSFRSEGEGEAGMLPGADAFAALMGEAGITREDDVLAYDDTHGVFAARFLVTCELYGHPSDRLHLLDGDYSAWTRETSREVPEPDATTYEASFVEDGPLVDAETVAAAADDPDSVLVDTREEWEFEEGHIPGAVRLDWLELVDQESRGLKPETDLRALLDERGVGPEKRVVLYCNTARRISHTYVVLRHLGYEDLAFYEGSLTEWEAAGRPLEGADAE; via the coding sequence ATGAACGTCGTCGACAGCGACTGGGTCGCCGACCGCCTGGACGAACTCCGGGTGGTCGACGTGCGCGAGGGCTGGGAGTACGAGGGCATCGGCCACCTGCCGGGGGCGGTGAGCGTCCCCTTCGACTCCTTCCGCTCCGAGGGCGAGGGCGAGGCGGGGATGCTCCCCGGCGCGGACGCCTTCGCCGCCCTGATGGGCGAGGCGGGAATCACCCGCGAGGACGACGTGTTGGCGTACGACGACACTCACGGCGTGTTCGCGGCGCGCTTCCTCGTCACCTGCGAACTGTACGGCCACCCGTCGGACCGACTGCACCTCCTGGACGGCGACTACTCGGCGTGGACCCGTGAGACCAGCCGCGAGGTGCCGGAGCCGGACGCCACGACCTACGAGGCGTCGTTCGTCGAGGACGGCCCCCTCGTGGACGCCGAGACGGTCGCCGCGGCGGCCGACGACCCCGACAGCGTCCTCGTGGACACGCGCGAGGAGTGGGAGTTCGAGGAGGGCCACATCCCGGGTGCGGTCCGACTGGACTGGCTGGAACTCGTCGACCAGGAGTCGCGTGGACTGAAACCCGAGACGGACCTCCGGGCACTGCTCGACGAGCGGGGCGTCGGCCCGGAGAAGCGCGTCGTCCTCTACTGCAACACCGCCCGCCGAATCAGCCACACGTACGTCGTCCTCCGACACCTCGGCTACGAGGACCTCGCGTTCTACGAGGGGTCGCTGACCGAGTGGGAGGCCGCGGGTCGCCCCCTCGAGGGGGCGGACGCGGAGTGA
- a CDS encoding AI-2E family transporter, whose product MNPSRRRQYVLAGVLLVSLLLAAVVLSEVLGTVFFAVTVAYVLVPPRNRLAERGLSRRAASAVVTSSAFAVVLLVSGAFGYLIYQRGRTALELLLALPDTFVFAVAGMTYTVELREVLVTSVGVAQGVAAGIAVVLPVVLLKGLLFAVLVFGLLLHPGAAARAAARLVPPEYHDVVRALNDRVKNTLYGIYVLQAATAFGTALVALVVFALLGYRGVVTLAIVAGVLQFIPVLGPSVLLVVLAAVDVAAGNLTRAALVLVIGGVLVGAVPDAVIRPRLASWAADLPTSLYFIGFVGGVLTVGPIGFIAGPLAVALVVELVDLLSDGPVHQTTLDAPVVGEDEGGFEGSK is encoded by the coding sequence ATGAACCCGTCCCGACGCCGTCAGTACGTGCTGGCCGGCGTCCTGTTGGTCTCCCTCCTGCTCGCGGCCGTCGTCCTCTCGGAGGTGCTCGGGACGGTCTTCTTCGCGGTCACCGTCGCCTACGTCCTCGTTCCCCCGCGCAACCGCCTCGCAGAGCGGGGCCTCTCGCGGCGCGCCGCGAGCGCCGTCGTGACGAGCAGCGCCTTCGCCGTCGTCCTCCTCGTCTCCGGGGCGTTCGGCTACCTCATCTACCAGCGCGGCCGGACGGCGCTCGAACTCCTCCTCGCCCTCCCGGACACGTTCGTCTTCGCCGTCGCGGGGATGACCTACACCGTCGAACTGCGAGAGGTGCTCGTCACCTCCGTGGGGGTGGCCCAGGGCGTCGCCGCGGGCATCGCCGTCGTCCTGCCCGTCGTCCTGCTGAAGGGGCTCCTGTTCGCCGTCCTCGTCTTCGGCTTGCTGTTGCATCCCGGTGCCGCCGCCCGCGCCGCCGCCCGACTCGTCCCGCCCGAGTACCACGACGTGGTGCGCGCGCTCAACGACCGGGTGAAGAACACGCTGTACGGCATCTACGTCCTGCAGGCGGCGACGGCGTTCGGGACAGCGCTCGTGGCACTCGTCGTCTTCGCCCTTCTGGGCTATCGGGGCGTCGTCACCCTCGCCATCGTGGCCGGCGTCCTCCAGTTCATCCCGGTGCTGGGACCGAGCGTCCTCCTCGTGGTGCTCGCGGCGGTGGACGTCGCGGCGGGGAACCTGACGCGGGCGGCGCTGGTTCTCGTCATCGGGGGCGTCCTCGTCGGGGCGGTACCGGACGCCGTCATCCGCCCTCGACTGGCCTCGTGGGCGGCTGACCTCCCGACGAGCCTCTACTTCATCGGGTTCGTCGGGGGCGTCCTCACGGTCGGTCCCATCGGGTTCATCGCGGGACCGCTCGCCGTCGCTCTCGTCGTGGAACTCGTCGACCTGCTCTCGGACGGGCCGGTCCACCAGACGACGCTCGACGCGCCCGTCGTCGGGGAGGACGAGGGCGGGTTCGAGGGGTCGAAGTAG
- a CDS encoding class I SAM-dependent methyltransferase: MSVRQEFDAWAADGRDRGMEERHWHTAKHTLARLPIADGDRVLDLGTGSGYAGRALRETTAVSRVYGLDGSPEMTRNARSYTDDPEVGYVVGDFDSLPFADDSLDHVWSMEAFYYAADPDHTLEEVVRVLRPGGTFFCAVNYYEENVHSHDWQENIEVEMTRWSREEYREAFRRAGFHVAEQDTIPDEETAIPDESAFPYEGWESRQDMVERYRVYGTLLTVGVVP; this comes from the coding sequence ATGAGCGTCCGACAGGAGTTCGACGCGTGGGCGGCCGACGGCCGCGACAGGGGGATGGAGGAGCGCCACTGGCACACCGCGAAACACACGCTGGCACGCCTGCCGATAGCGGACGGCGACCGGGTCCTCGACCTGGGGACCGGCAGCGGCTACGCCGGGCGCGCCCTCCGCGAGACGACGGCTGTGAGCCGAGTGTACGGCCTCGACGGGTCGCCCGAGATGACCCGCAACGCCCGGTCGTACACCGACGACCCCGAAGTCGGGTACGTGGTCGGCGACTTCGATTCGCTCCCCTTTGCCGACGACAGCCTCGACCACGTCTGGTCGATGGAGGCGTTCTACTACGCCGCCGACCCCGACCACACCCTCGAAGAGGTCGTCCGGGTGCTCCGCCCCGGCGGGACGTTCTTCTGTGCGGTAAACTATTACGAGGAGAACGTCCACTCGCACGACTGGCAGGAGAACATCGAGGTGGAGATGACCCGCTGGTCGCGCGAGGAGTACCGCGAGGCGTTCCGGCGGGCGGGGTTCCACGTCGCCGAACAGGACACCATCCCCGACGAGGAGACGGCCATCCCCGACGAGAGCGCGTTCCCGTACGAGGGCTGGGAGTCTCGACAGGACATGGTCGAGCGCTACCGGGTGTACGGGACGCTCCTGACCGTCGGCGTCGTGCCCTGA